AGGCAAGTCTGGGGGTGATCCCCCAGCTCCTACTCTATACTGATTGGTCCATCGTCTTAGCGCATGGATTCAGGAAAGGATGCCTATCATCACAGCTCTGGCAAGAGCTGAGTGGCTGTTCCCACATCCTTCCTTCAGCTCTTCAAACTCGTAACTAGCCCAGACTTCATAGCAACATATCTGCTGTACTATCAAACCAGGCATCTCTTCTCCTATGGCTCCCTTATGGAAGCTGGCTGCCTCCTGGCTTTGCCTCCTCCACCTCCCTCACACCCAGGATGGTAGAAAGTTCCAGAGCTGTGGCCAGGTCTGAAGGGAGATCTGCCTGGCCCTCAGGCTCTACTTCTGAGTGCCTTGTCCTCCATTCCATGCTTGGGCTAATCTATGGTTTTTCAGCTAACACGCAGCTGGTAGGCCTTGCAGTTTTcatcttggttttttttgttgttgttgtttgaaaaCTTCAGAATATTTGGAAGACAGGCGTAAAAATTCTTCTAATAGAGAGACTAAGGTACCTTTAAAGATCCAACTGTTTCCTTGGAGAATGTATACGCTAATGACTATGTAAAcaaattttaacttttaattaTCCCTGTGATCAACAAAAAGCTCTGCAACAACCCATTTCCTGAGCCACGGTGGAGAGGCATCCCCTTGTGGCCACGGCAGGGGTGGGGAAGCACTAGAACAAGACCCTTGTCTCCACAACCAGGAGAAAAATCCAAACAAAGTGACTGATATTATCTGGGCTCTCCTAAGACTAGTAGTATTTGGTTACAAAAGAGGGTTATGTCCACCTGATGGGCTGGGAGCAGAAACTGGGCACAGAGCAACAGGCTCAAAGCGGCACCCTAAAAGATGCCACCTGGTGCGCTCCCCTGTGGAAGAACACCCAGAACCCAGCACAACCTCGGGGCAGCTTGTTAGCCAGGGTGTTTTGTTCTGATTTCTGCTAACTGGTGGTCTGATGTCAGCAGGTCCAGCTGGGCACTCTGGGGGTGGAAATCACCTCACCTCGGAGGAGGTCCTTGTGGATGCAAATATGAAGGGTGGACCTGGTAGGAAGGAGTACCCTGTTTTGCATGGGTACAGCCATAGCACTTGTGTACACAGACTGGCACGCTGTTGGAGGCTCTTCAAGGAGGGCACTGGGATCTGGGTGCAGGTCACGGGGTCACTGCAGAGGTCTATGCTGTCAGGTCGGGTCACCACAGAGGCCTGTGTTGACCGTCAGGTCGGGGCATCACACAGGCCTGTGCTGTCAGGTCAGTTACCACACAGGCCTGTACTGTCAGGTCAGGTCACTACACAGGCCTGTGCTGTCAGGTGGGGTCACCACAGAGGCCCGTGCAGTCAGTTCAGGTCACTGCAGAAGACTGTGCTGTCAGGTCAAGTGACCGCAGAAGCCTGTGCTGTCAGGTCGGGTGACCACAGAGAACTGTGCTGTCAGGTCAGGTCACCGCAGAAGCCTGTGCTGACCGTCAGGTTGGGTCACCACAGAGGCCTGTGCTGTCAGGTCAGGTCACCACACAGGCCTGTGCTGTCAGGTCAGGTCACCACACAGGCCTGTGCTGTCAGGTTGGGTCACCACAGAGGCCTGTCCTATCAGGTCGGGTCTCCACAGAGGTCTGTGCTGTCAGGTGGGGTCACCACAGAGGCCCGTGCTGACTGTCAGTTCACGTCACTGCAGAAGCCTGTGCTGTCAGGTCAGGTGACCGCAGAGGCCTGTGCCTTCAGGTCGGGTGACCACAGAGGCTTGTGCTGTCAGGTCAGGTCACTGCAGAAGCCTGCGCTGACCATCAGGTCGGGTGACCACAGAGGCCTGTGCTGTCAGGTTGGGTCTCCACAGAGGCCTGTGCTGACTGTCCAGTCGGGTCACCACAGAGGTCTGTTGCTGTCAGGTCGGGTAATCACAAAAGGTCTGTGCTGTCAGGTCGTGTGACCACAGAGGCCCGTGCTGACTGTTAGGTCTGGTCCCCGCAGAGGTCTGTGCTGTCAGGGTGTGCGTCAACTTAATCTGACGCTACTTTCACTTACACTTAGTGCCACAGGGATCACCCCATGCCTCAGAATCTGCCTCATGACAGGCTTGGGGGAAGAACAAGACGTAGCTTCTCCATCCCAACGGCCCCTGCTCTTGATGATTGCACCTGCCTATCTTTGGTTAAACAGGTTGTGTCATCACATGGGGTAAATACTAAGCCTTTCTCCCAGAGATGGAGGTGTATGCAGTTGGGAAACAGCCTCAGCTGTCTGCCAAACAGTGGCTGTCAGTGCTGGGgttggcagcagcagcagagaaaccatCTATGAATCAGGATCTTGCTGAGGCAAGCACCTGGGGAAATGGCATTAGCCTCTAACCAAAACCCGCGGGTGTCCGTGCTGGGTAAGGCACCGTGTCACTGAAGAGCTCCCGAGGAGGAGCCTGGCGCTGGCTATATGGAGCCAGTAGAGGGAGGGAACATTTGTGGGCGCCACAGCATATTGTGGAGTCTGAGATATGGAGGGACCTCATGAGGACAGTGCCAGGACAGTCAGGGTGCCTGCTCAGGAAGATGGCTCTGAGCAACACAAGGGTCTCTGGGGTCAGTGGGGTGGCGAAAGGACTGGACACTCCACACGGCCCAACCTCCTGAGAGGCCCAGGAGGGccatccctgcatgcctagtGATGCTGAGTGTTAAGGGAAGCAATCACTGGGAAAGGGCATTTTCCCCAGCTTCTGAAATGGCAAGTGTGGGCAACTGGAAGCTGTGCTAGGTAGAGAAGCCCTTCTCAGATAGAATGCTCATGAATCCAGGCTCCTCAGGGAGCTGGGACAGGAGAGTGACTGCTCTCAGGACAGTTAGAAGAGTCTGGAAAGCACCTCTGAGGGAGCCTCTGGTCATGTCTCCCTGGTCCCTCACTGGCTCTTCCCCTGTGAGCTTGAGGGCTCCCTTTGGACCTATGCCTTGGATTTGGTTGTGCTCTGGTCCCAAATGGCAGGAGGCTTGGACAGGGAGCATAGAGGCTGCTCTGAGGGCCCAGCTCTGCCTCGGAAAAGGGCAGAAAGGTGCTCTAAACAGAAGGCACCTGCAAATGGGAGGTGGGGAAGATTAATCTGTCTTCACATCAGCAACTGGTTATCCTTCCTGCTACCTCGCCTTTCCTTTGGGTGATGTGATAACAGGAGGCCGGGCCATTGGCCCAGTTTGGCTCAGAGCTCGCACTGGGGCCAGTGGGTAACAGAGAGAGCAAACAGAACTTCAAGAAGGTTCTGTTTGTACAGTGACTAGAACCAAGGAGCCCTGCCCAGCTCCGCCTTGGAGCAAGACACATGGAACCCCTGGCAGGAAGGAGCCCCGCACCATTGGAGGGAAAGACCTTTCCTGCCCAGGGCTGTGTAAGTGAAGGATGTTGTTTATGACCTTCAGATTCTCCAAGTCTCTCTGGTACTTCTTGCGCAGCGTGGCCGCACCACCCTCCAGGTCCTTGTGCTCTAGCTCCTCCCGCATGGCATCCGTCTGCGCTTCCAGCTCTTGGATGCGCTCGTGCAGCCTGGCTGCGGACTCGGCTACCCCCTTGGCCTGACTGGCTGGCCAGCTgggggagggtgggggcaggCCGCTTGGGGGGCCGGGGGCCGGCAGGGCTCCAGGGCGCTGCTGCTGGCAGTGGCTGAGGGTTTCCTTCAGGCGCTGCAGGTTCTGGGAACAGTGCTCCTGCAGTGTCCGCAGCTCCTCTGCATGAATACCCTGCAGCTCCTTTATCTTAAGCTGGAACCTGTCCTCGAGGGTCTGCATCTGCTCCACATGGTGCTGCTCCAGGTCCTGCCGGTCTCTCGCGGAGGTGTCCAGCTGGCTGAGGACGCGGCTGTGCTCGGCCTGCAGCGTACGCTCCGCCTGGCCCAGCTGCTCCACCACGCCCAGCAGCTCCTCCCTGTGCCGCCCCTGCAGGGTGCGCACGGTTGCACTATGCCTGCTCTCCACCGCCTCCAGACAGCCCTGCTGATGGCCCAGCTCTGTCACCCTGGCCATGAGTTCTGCGTTTTCTCTTTCGATGATGGCAATCACTTCCAGGTACTCGCTCTTCTGCTTCCGGAGAAGGTCTTCATACTCCTCCCGCAGGGCCCCGAGAGCTTGCACGTGGCGCTGGCAGGGGGCGTCCCTGCTCTGCCACGAGTCCTTGTACAACTGGAGCTCCTTTTCATACTCCAGCCTAATCCTGCAGGCTGCATAGCACACCTGAGCCTGAATGATAGCATCTTGAACTAACAGTGAAGAATACTGACCAAGACCTCCCAAACAACTGCTATAGGAAAGAGTCTGGGAGGCCTGGAGAAGCTTCTGACAGCTGCTTATGGACTCTGCAGGAGGAAGGCAGGCAAGAGCTGTGGCTATCTCCCCCAGGGTGCGGGCCTTGGCTTTCAGCTGCTGGGCAAGTTCCTCCTGCACGGCAACGAGGGTGCTGGAGCGCCGACCCGATAGCTGAAAGGGCTCTAAGGCGCTGCTGGGGTCCTGACGCGGCACTTCCCCCACGAGACTCAAGTCCCAGGACTGCAGGACACCTTCTTCAACACCTGCTTGAAGCCCGAGGGCCCCCGAAGCCTGCTGCATCACTCTGTCAAAATCCGGAGTGTGGTAGGCCTCCAGGATCTGGCTCAGTGTGCACCTAAGCCGCTGCAGGGCCGCCCTGGTGCTGCACAGATTGTCCTGGACAGTGCTTAGCCGGTGGTGGAACGACTCCCTCACCGACTGTGTGACAAAACTCAGCTCGGCCCTGACCAGTGTCGCGTCTGCCACGGTAGGGGCCAGGGCAGGTGCCAGACCCAGCCACCCCCCATCAGTGGCATCTACTGCCTCGCCTCCTAGTGTCACCAGGTGCTGGCTCAGTAACTCAACCTGGCTCCAGAATTCcccatccaccagcagcttcttcgCCAGGGAATCTGCCAAAGGCCCAGGGCAAGCTGTGGCATTTTCAGACTCCAGGGGCAAGCCTCCCACCTGGGAAATCTCTTGGAGGATACAAGAGATGTCAGATGTTGTATTTCGTAAAGAATCTGCGATCTGACTGATCAATGAGGCTTCCAAAGCTATCTGATCTGAGAGGCGCTTCAACTGTTCCTGCTCGGTCAGCTCAGGCTGCTGAGCAGGGGGTCTCCTTCCTTGCAGGCAGCTCCCGTCCTCATGCAGAGCAGGGGCTGTGTTATCTGTGGGAGCTGGCACGAGCTGCAGGACCTGGATGGCCTCAGCTAATATGCCCTCCATGCTGGCCAGACAGGCCGCAGGGGCGGCGTGCTCCTCTTCTGGGCCCATCCGTGGCAGGGACCTTAGCTGCTCGAGGCATTTTTCTAAGCAGGTAAGGGCCTGGCTGTTTTTCACCTGGAAGTCCCCGAGCTCCCCAGCGTGGCTCTCTGTGAATGCtgccctgccttgtctctccaGCTCCAGCTGAGAGGCTAGTGCGCTGGCCTGGGTGAGGCTGGCCCGGAGCTGCTCACGGAGCTGTGCCTCAGTGCCCgcccactggtggtgcagtgccaccagggcctcctggTCTCGGCCGCGCTGGCTCTCCAGCCGCAGGGTCACATCCTTGAGCTTCTCCTCTGTGATATACAGCTTGGTTTCCAGGGAGTGTATGATGGAGAGGTAGGTGTCTGTGTCGCTGGGCCCGGGGAGTGGGCCGGGGGCAGGCTCTGACGACATACTTTCCTCTGAGAGTGAGCGGTCCTGGCTGGTATCAGAGGACGCGCTGCTCGTCCAGGCCTTCTCCGACCCATCGAGGTGGATGTATTTTTGGCACTGGATCGTGGAGAACCGGattttttgccttttaacaccTGGTATCCCCGGGTCAGGCCTTGTCATGCTCTCCAGGTGCCCTTCATCATCAGGTGCTTCCGGTGACCTCAGGGGCACAGTACTGTCTtccccaccagggctgcttacccCATTGTCTTCCCCCAGGTCAGTCCCCGGGTCCTTGCCCTTAGGCCCTATGTGTGggatgcccagaggcacccctgtGGCCTGGAGTTGCTGGCCCACATGCATAATACCGCCACTGTCTGTCCCCAGGGTGGTATGAGGCTCTTCTGACTCCTTTGAAGGCTCATCTGCTAGCTTCCTGAGCATCTCCTCCTTTGCCTGAAGCTTTATTTCAGTCTCCTCTAAGCTGCTCCCCAAGGCCACCATCTTCACCAAGGCCTCACTGAGGTCCTGCTCTTTCTTTTCCACGACTCTCTCGTGCAGGTCCTTGATGCGCCCCagctcctcctccctctcatgCAGCAGTGCGTGCATGCACTGGAGCTGCCCGGACACCTCCCCGAAGGAGCGTTCCAGGCTCTGGTAGTCGGATTCCCTTCCCCTCAACTGTGCCTGCAGTGCAGCAACGTCCCCGTCAGACACAGTGACCCGGGCGACCAGCTCTTGGAAGCGCTGCCTAAGGAGGTCGCACTCGTCTCGGAGGCCCTGGACATGCTCGGAGAGCTCCTGGATGCTGGCTTCCTTCTTTTCTAGCTGCTCCTCCAGCTGGTGCACATGCTCACTCCCCTCGAACTTGGCACTCAGCTTCTCCTTCTGCAGCACCTCCACCTGCTGCTCGCGGTTCCGCAGCTCGTCCTCATAGGCGCTGGCCTTGTCCTCTACCTCCTTCAGGCTCTTCAGCAACACCTGCTTCTCCTTCTCGCAGCTCTCCAGTAGCAGCTCGTAGTTCTTCTGCAGCTTCTCCTCCATCAGTCTCTGGGCCTGCTCACTGGCGCCGAGCTGCTGACTGAGGTCGGCGACACGCTCCTGCAGCCGCTGCACCTCCCTCTGCCGGTCCCTCTGCAGTGCCTGCTGTGTCTCCAGGTCCCGCAGCTCCTGCATTTTCTCCAGCAGCAGGGCTTCCGCACTCTTGAGCTTCTGCTCGCTGGCTTTGAGCTGCCCGCTCAACACGGCCTCGCTGTGCTGCCATTCCTCCAGCTGCTCGCGAACCTTGTCCTTCTCCAGCTTCAGGTCACTCTTGAGCTTAGCCAGCGCCTGCTCCTTGATGGCCAGTTCGGCAGCGGCGTTGCTCAGCCTTGCCTGGAGGCTCTGGGCCTCGGCCTCATGGTGTCGGATAGCGTCCTTGGCCTCCCCATAGCTCCGCTTCAGGGCCTGAATCTGCTGATTGACCAGCTCCTGGCGCTGGCACTGGGCTTCCAGCTCGCTTTGGAGATCTTGGTTGACTTTATGGAGCCTCTGCCAGGCGCCGGGCGGGGAGGCGGCCACTTCAGTCTTAAAAAAACCGATTAGACACTAGGTTAGTAACACTCTGGCCTCCCGGATCTGAGTGTCACACCTCTGGCCAGGATCACCACGGAAAAGCTCCTGGGGTGGGTTTGCCTTCTCtcctttgcatatttttttttccattaaataaTCCAACAaatcatcttaattttttttttaaagtagctgCTTTCAGGTAAACAGAAAACATGGACAATAACATCAAAACAGCTCTAACTGAGTAGCTTCTAGGAGAAATAAACCAAACAGAATTGAATGATGGAGCACACGGATAAGCAAAACGAAGACCGAGGACACGGGGCGGTGGGTAGGAGGACACAAGGGAGGAGCAGAGAACctgcgtttgtttgtttgttttgcaaaaCAAAAGCACACAGTTCTAGACAACCAGTCCTCAAGAAGTGCAGGGTGTTGGGTGCGTGAGGCCACTTCCTTCCACGActggaggagaaggaaggaaggtgaCTGCCGGGAGATGTCACTGTTGTAACACCCGAAACATTTCCCTTTGGAAGTGTATCCAATCCTACAGTTAACAGGAAAATTTAATCTCTACCTGTAAGAAGAcaaatgggggggagggggggccagGAACCATGGAGTAAAATATAAtaatcaacaaaacaaacaaacctttgtggaactcaaaataagaaagtaaagcatgcaaaaaacaaaacgaaacaaaaaacaaatgaaataaaactcCCCAAACTGAAAGGCATGCAGAATGGACAGAACTAATATAATTTAGGGGTGAAAAACAGAAACATGGAGAAGGATGAGGGGAACAGCCCAGCCTAAGAACCTGGCCTGCCGTGTGGCGGCGGTGCCGGGAGGGGAGCCACAGATGTGACACTCAGTTACAGTCAGTTCCACTCTATGCTCCATGTCCCAACCGTGCATGCCACCCCCCAGCACAGGCCACTACAGCACCCACCCTGCGCGCAGGCCTCCTCCTGGCCCTTCCACACGAAACAAAGCCGCATTCGCATCTGTCTTTTGACCACAAGCATTCCCAGAGCTCAGAGGGTGGTTACACCCAGCCAGGCGTTCAGCTTCCTGGGCAGGGATGGAGACCAGCTTCCCTGGGCTGCCGCAGGGCTTCAACGTGGGCTCAGGCTCTTGGCCCCTGCAGACCCTCAGGCTAGCAATGTGCAACGTCTGTGCTAGGTCTCTGCCTCTTGGCAGGAGGGGATGCATGTGGGGTGAGGGCCTGGCAGAGGCTTAAGGAGGTGCTCTCCACACCTGGAGGGTTGGCAGGAATGACCTGGAAAGCTTCCAGAATCAGGCGGGTAAGAGAAGGTTGCCCACCCTCACCAGTGCTGGGGCCATAGAGTATGGACTAGGCATGGCAACAATTAGGCCAAAGGTGGCTGGAGAGAGAAGGGCCCAGGGCCATAATCAAATGGGAGAACAAACCGAAGGCAAAGGGAAAAtgcaacaaaaaggaaagaacggAGAGAGGCAAAAGGGTCGACTCagacacagagagtggctgaGAGCCACCTGGTCCACCAATAGCCCTCAAGCTGAGGAGGATGGGTACCTATGGTTCTACAAACATTGCCCAGTAAGCTCATCACAGGTACTGAGTCTCTTAGGGCTGTAAAGTCCTGGCTGTTAGGCCTGGGTGGACACAGGCCAGGAGGCTGGCCTGTGGGGGAGGGCGTGCATGTCCCCAGCACCTATCTCTGATCCTTTCTCTATTTCTCACACCCTCTCCCCTTCGTGAGAACAACTGGCACAGCATGAGCTTTGTTCGTGCTATTGCAAGCACGTGCAGTGCTTGGAGCACATCGGAGAGGCAGCACCACAGGCCCCTGCACTGGGCACCTCCTGCCTCGGGGAGCCCCAGGCAGCCCCACCTCACTCTGCTTCTCTGTGGGTCTGGCTGCTGGAAGCATTACTAGACAGGTGGGCTAGGGCTGCCGGCTGTGTTATCTGGGGATGCGTCTGAGGGCTGGCCCGGCCAACCATGGGATGACTAGCTGCCGGCCCTGAGCTGTTGTGGCCAGTCGACACACTGCTCTGTCTCGGTCTCAGGAAAGCTCCCCAGTCACTGTTGGTACCACAAAGTCTCAACAGCCTGGCCCTCAGGTGGCTGCTGTGACCCAGAGGGCTCCTTTGAAAGGCAGAGGAAGTGGGGGGCTGTGCTTCTTGTCCTGGCACCGGCTGGGTGCCCCACTGGCACCCTGCAGCAGAGCCCACAGGCCAGCTCCTCCCCCGCTGGGGGGACCCTCCTATCTTTGTCCTAGACTCCCCCTGTTCAGAGCATGATGCAGCTCCCGGGTACTTCTGCTGCCCAAGGACACCCCTGCAGGCCCTGGGTCCTACAGACCAGGCACTTGGCATGGCTGGGTGAAGTGTGCCCCCCTTGAGCTTCCCTCTAGGCTTGTCTAGTCTGCTCAGGCTGGGGGTGCCATGCCACACATCCTCTGAAACTTTGCCTGGCCAGAAAGTGAAAGGCGGGGCCTGGCTGAGGTGTGGTGCGGCCAGGGTGTTGGGGGAAGGCTCTGACTCCAGCTTTGCCAATACTGTGCTTGGCCCTAAGCAAGGCTCTTGGCCTGCTACGCTCTCAAGTGTTGGCTCCTATCTGTGAACAGGCCCAGCACTGCCGTTGTGAAAATAACCAGCAGTGATGTCCGAGACGGGTGCTGATAACAAATCTGTACCGGGCACTCTGAGGGCCAGACAGAGTACTAGAATCATCTGTTCATAAAGGCCTTTGGTGGAGAGGTTTGGGCAGAGCCCCCAGTGTCAGGCCAGGAGGAGAGAACACACAGAAGACCCCCCACCACATGGAGCCCCTCTTGAGGAGGCGAGGGGACACGGTGCCACTCAGCCAGGTTTTGCACATTCCTACCCTGCCAGGTGTGGGTGCCCATATCGAAGCCCCAGTGTACCAAGCAGCTGCCAGGCCCTACCTGCAGCACGTAGCCCTCCCGAGCACTCTGCTCCCGGCCCAGCGCCACTCGCAGCTGGTCCTGGAGGAGCCGGTTCTGCTCCAGGAGTTCGGAGGCCTCTTTCTGGCTCTGTTCCAACTGTTGGCAAAAAGacacacattttaaaacaaaatcacaaTCATAACCAAGGCAGAAGCATAGCAAAAGGCGTGCGGTCTCCCACACAGCCAGAGACATTTGGAATCTCCACGTTTCAGCAGATCTGCTGACCTGGACTTCAACAACTCAAGCCCCTATCACACCGGTGTGTGTGTTACACTGTGGAGGGGGCAAGGGCAGTCCCGGGCTCCCATATAATTCCCACACCTGCTTGTGTCTCTAACGTGGAGCCTCCCACCGTGAAAAAGGTCTTCTGGAGCATGAACGGAAAAACACAATGTGGTATAAACATACAACGGGATACTACTCAgacgtaaagagaaatgaagtcctaatacatgccacagcttggatgaaccttgaaaacatgctgaacaaaataagtcagttgcaaaaggacaaatattatatgatctcacttacgtgAAATGAGCAAATAtgcagaaaccaaagtttattagtggttacctgaggtggtagggaggaggaaaggagcaGTTTTTGCTTGGGGCGTATTGGGTTTCTGTGACTagcggtggaataatttggacAAGGACAGCAAGAGTGGTTGTaccacatgaagaatgtaatcaatgtcactgatttatacatgcagaaattgttgaattggcgaatgttttgttgtgtatatttttaccacacacacacacacaaatcctaaAAAAAAGTCCTCTTGGGAGAGCCCCACATAGGTCTGCCCCTCTCTGGGGAAAGGGTACACCTCTGTGGGGAAGTGCCAGCTTTGCACAACACTAGGAGGAGAAAAGTCCCATATAAGGTTCTGTCTGCAAAGGGGCTCTGGCAGCTCCCTCACTTGGGGTGTGAGCCCAATGCATGGGTGGGCTACTTCACCCTCTTCCTGCTTTGGACGGTTTTGAATTCCTGCTCTCATCCATCCTCCCCTTCCTGGGGCTTAGTGTGGTGGGGGGCACCGAGGCAATCAGGAGCTGGTAACTGCTCAgtggggagggctggggagggacCGCGGGATTGTTGTAAAAGGGATGGTAGCCCTTGATTGGTAAACACGGAAGACCTGGCActactcaaaacaggaaaaccaaacctgctgccatcgagtcccaaagtccctggaggacagagtagaactgcccaaagggttttcaaggctataatctttacagaaacagactgccacatctttcttccctggagcagctggtgggttcgaactgtcaaccttacagttaacagccaagcacttaaccactgtgccaccaaggttccttcaTTACATcactaaaccaaactcattgccattgagtcgattctgattcaaactgaccctacaggacagagtagaacagccccacagggtttctaaggctgtaatctttatggaagcagattgccacatctttcttccctggagcggctggtgggttcaaactgctgaccttttggttagcagctgagcacttaatcactgtaccaccagggttcagtAACACTACTTGACAGCCTGAAAAAATCACAACCTGGCCCTGGCACCTGGCTGGCTGGCACGGCCCATACCAACAGCAGCAGAGTGATGTGGGCCAGAGCTgttgtttccctgtgttttgccTTCATTATTTTATTAACCGGAGTCCAAAACCTCATTGCTgccgaatcaattccgactcatagcgaccctaacgtacagggtagaactgccctatagggtttccaagtagtgcctggtggatctgaactgccgaccttttggttagcagccatagttcttaaccactgtgccaccagggtttccttaaccggagtagaaaacagaaaaactggaGTGTTGATGCTAGCGCTAAGTGTACGCTTCATACATTTAATAAAATGGGAGTGTTGATGCTAGTGTTAAGTGTAGGCCTCCTACATGTAATGAAACAGGAAAAAGACAGGAAGTGCTAGGCATACCAAAGTGGCAagccttttttctctttcatgttgttgagaatacacacagcaaaacatacaccaattcaaccactCCTatgtgtacgattcagtgacaatGATTGAGTTGTGCCACCATCCTCAGCCTCCTTTCTGCGTTGTTCTTCCCCCACTAACGGAAACTCACTgccccaaggttcctatctaatcttttgagttgctgttgttaccttgatttcatataatttttttttaaaagagcatgataCTTAAGGcggacattttatttttttaattgtactttcaaTGAcagcttacagaacaaactagtttctcattaaacagtacacactgttttatgatattggttaacaaccctacaacatCTCAACAGTTtatcttctcgaccttgggttccctattaccagctttcctgtcccctcctgtcaaggcaggcatttttttttttttagcagtttacTTAAACtactggttttaagaagacttcaggggatattttagtttaaagtttaaagattatctcagggcaacggTTTCTGGGGTtatccagcccccatggctccagaaagtctggagtttgTGAGAATTAgatattctgttctgcattttctcccttttgatcaggattctatagaatctttgatcaaaatgttcagtaacggtagctgggcaccaaccagttcttctggtctcatggcaaacgGGGTACTTCTTcacggaggcagttagccacacattccatatcctcctcctattcctgactctcctcctcctgttgctccaggtgaagagaACAACTGCcatgtcttagatggccgtttgcaagcttttaaaaccccaggcactacacaaccaactaggatgtagaacagaagcactaaatacgtTATTACGCAAAGTGGCAAATCTTTGACCTTAGTTAGCTAGTTGTGTAAAAGAGTGCATCTGAAGCACGTCTCTGATGACTGTGCCTC
The window above is part of the Elephas maximus indicus isolate mEleMax1 chromosome 2, mEleMax1 primary haplotype, whole genome shotgun sequence genome. Proteins encoded here:
- the MPRIP gene encoding myosin phosphatase Rho-interacting protein isoform X5, encoding MSAAKENPCRKFQANIFNKSKCQNCFKPRESHLLNDEDLSQAKPIYGGWLLLAPDGTDFDNPVHRSRKWQRRFFILYEHGLLRYALDEMPTTLPQGTINMNQCTDVVDGEGRTGQKFSLCILTPEKEHFIRAENKEIISGWLEMLMVYPRTNKQNQKKKRKVEPPTPQEPGPAKMAVTSSSSIPSAEKVPTTKSTLWQEEMRAKDQPDGRSLSPAPSPGQSQPSAASTLREPGLEGREGPRPTSRTICSISLNSLDAASRPPAHLDSDSAGGRGAERLGHAFAFKVSRQYATLADVPKAIRISHREAFQVERRRLERRTRAHSPGREEVARLFGNERRRSQVIEKFEALDIEKAEHMETSAPAGPTSASDTRQGRSEKRVFPRKRDLTAEAPTAPLLDVPAPPLSPHRRAKSLDRRPTEPPVTPDLLNFKKGWLTKQYEDGQWKKHWFVLADQSLRYYRDSVAEEAADLDGEIDLATCYNVTEYPVQRNYGFQIHTKEGEFALSAMTSGIRRNWIQTIMKHVHPTTAPDVTSSLPEEKSKSSSPETCPRPSEKQESDTGEPDPDQRRSRARERRREGRSKTFDWAEFRPIQQALAQERASATGPCDAREPGCPEADPGELERERTRRREERRRRFGALDTVDGPGGTDDAILRMEVDRSPGLPVTPDLKTQSVHVEIEQRWHQVETTPLREEKQVPISPLHLASSEDGSDRLPAQELTSLLEKEVTARLEQSQKEASELLEQNRLLQDQLRVALGREQSAREGYVLQTEVAASPPGAWQRLHKVNQDLQSELEAQCQRQELVNQQIQALKRSYGEAKDAIRHHEAEAQSLQARLSNAAAELAIKEQALAKLKSDLKLEKDKVREQLEEWQHSEAVLSGQLKASEQKLKSAEALLLEKMQELRDLETQQALQRDRQREVQRLQERVADLSQQLGASEQAQRLMEEKLQKNYELLLESCEKEKQVLLKSLKEVEDKASAYEDELRNREQQVEVLQKEKLSAKFEGSEHVHQLEEQLEKKEASIQELSEHVQGLRDECDLLRQRFQELVARVTVSDGDVAALQAQLRGRESDYQSLERSFGEVSGQLQCMHALLHEREEELGRIKDLHERVVEKKEQDLSEALVKMVALGSSLEETEIKLQAKEEMLRKLADEPSKESEEPHTTLGTDSGGIMHVGQQLQATGVPLGIPHIGPKGKDPGTDLGEDNGVSSPGGEDSTVPLRSPEAPDDEGHLESMTRPDPGIPGVKRQKIRFSTIQCQKYIHLDGSEKAWTSSASSDTSQDRSLSEESMSSEPAPGPLPGPSDTDTYLSIIHSLETKLYITEEKLKDVTLRLESQRGRDQEALVALHHQWAGTEAQLREQLRASLTQASALASQLELERQGRAAFTESHAGELGDFQVKNSQALTCLEKCLEQLRSLPRMGPEEEHAAPAACLASMEGILAEAIQVLQLVPAPTDNTAPALHEDGSCLQGRRPPAQQPELTEQEQLKRLSDQIALEASLISQIADSLRNTTSDISCILQEISQVGGLPLESENATACPGPLADSLAKKLLVDGEFWSQVELLSQHLVTLGGEAVDATDGGWLGLAPALAPTVADATLVRAELSFVTQSVRESFHHRLSTVQDNLCSTRAALQRLRCTLSQILEAYHTPDFDRVMQQASGALGLQAGVEEGVLQSWDLSLVGEVPRQDPSSALEPFQLSGRRSSTLVAVQEELAQQLKAKARTLGEIATALACLPPAESISSCQKLLQASQTLSYSSCLGGLGQYSSLLVQDAIIQAQVCYAACRIRLEYEKELQLYKDSWQSRDAPCQRHVQALGALREEYEDLLRKQKSEYLEVIAIIERENAELMARVTELGHQQGCLEAVESRHSATVRTLQGRHREELLGVVEQLGQAERTLQAEHSRVLSQLDTSARDRQDLEQHHVEQMQTLEDRFQLKIKELQGIHAEELRTLQEHCSQNLQRLKETLSHCQQQRPGALPAPGPPSGLPPPSPSWPASQAKGVAESAARLHERIQELEAQTDAMREELEHKDLEGGAATLRKKYQRDLENLKATCERGFAAMEETHQKKIEDLQRQHQRELEKLREEKDRLLAEETAATISAIEAMKNAHREEMERELEKSQRSQISSINSDIEALRRQYLEELQSVQRELEVLSEQYSQKCLENAHLAQALEAERQALRQCQRENQELNAHNQELNNRLAAEITRLRTLLTGDGGGEAGGSPLTQGKDAYELEVLLRVKESEIQYLKQEISSLKDELQTALRDKKYASDKYKDIYTELSIVKAKADCDISRLKEQLKAATEALGEKSPENTTVSGYDIMKSKSNPDFLKKDRSCVSRQLRNIRSKSLKEGLTVQERLKLFESRDLKKD